The Sphingomonas sp. LY54 genome includes a region encoding these proteins:
- a CDS encoding amino acid permease has product MSFLTRRKTFDQTMEHHGEQQLRRTLGWPHLVMLGVGAIIGTGIYTLIGIGADRAGPAVILAFVIAGLVCACAALAYAELATMMPAAGSAYTYSYVTLGEGLAWIVGWSLILEYSVVCAAVAVGWSGYLSGFLAAAGFGLPPELLAGPGGGGIINLPAILILWAVAGLLMLGTRESATVNGILVAVKITALIAFIALALPAFDADNFTPFMPYGFAAHESGGATRGVMAAAAIIFFAFYGFDAVSTAAEETKNPDRDLKIGILGSMGLCTIAYMLVGAAAVGALPFAEIAASDEPLAHVLRMLGHPLAATLIALAAIVALPTVILAFLYGQSRIFFVMARDGLLPARLGAVSRRTGTPIAVTIFTAGAVSVIAGLLPLGEIAELANAGTLLAFVAIGACLLLLRLRDPLRPRPFRAPLAWLVGSVAIVGCVYLFVSLPTVTQERFLWWNALGVVVYLFYGARASRLARMQPQPSSG; this is encoded by the coding sequence ATGTCGTTCCTGACCCGCCGCAAAACTTTCGACCAGACCATGGAGCATCACGGCGAGCAGCAGCTTCGCCGTACGCTTGGCTGGCCGCACCTTGTGATGCTCGGGGTTGGCGCCATTATCGGGACCGGAATCTACACGCTCATCGGCATCGGCGCCGATCGCGCCGGCCCGGCCGTCATATTGGCCTTCGTCATCGCCGGTCTCGTTTGCGCGTGCGCCGCCCTCGCCTACGCGGAACTCGCCACGATGATGCCGGCGGCGGGCAGCGCCTACACCTACAGCTATGTGACGCTGGGTGAGGGTCTCGCCTGGATCGTCGGCTGGAGCCTCATCCTCGAATATTCGGTCGTGTGCGCCGCGGTAGCGGTCGGCTGGTCCGGCTATTTGAGCGGGTTTCTCGCCGCCGCCGGATTCGGCCTTCCCCCCGAGCTGCTGGCCGGTCCGGGCGGCGGCGGCATCATCAACCTGCCTGCGATCCTCATCCTATGGGCGGTCGCCGGTCTCCTGATGCTTGGCACGCGCGAGAGCGCGACGGTGAACGGGATCCTCGTCGCGGTGAAGATCACCGCCCTGATCGCCTTTATCGCACTGGCTCTGCCGGCCTTCGACGCTGACAATTTCACGCCGTTCATGCCTTATGGTTTCGCCGCTCACGAGTCCGGCGGCGCAACGCGCGGCGTGATGGCTGCCGCGGCCATCATATTCTTCGCCTTCTACGGGTTCGATGCGGTGTCGACTGCTGCCGAAGAGACCAAGAATCCGGATCGCGACCTCAAGATCGGCATTCTCGGATCGATGGGCCTGTGCACCATCGCCTATATGCTTGTCGGAGCGGCCGCGGTGGGGGCTCTGCCATTCGCCGAGATCGCCGCATCGGACGAGCCGCTGGCCCATGTGTTGCGGATGCTCGGTCACCCGCTCGCAGCGACGCTCATCGCACTGGCGGCCATCGTGGCGCTGCCGACAGTGATCCTCGCCTTCCTCTACGGACAGAGCCGCATCTTCTTCGTCATGGCACGCGACGGCCTGCTGCCGGCGCGGCTCGGGGCCGTCAGCCGCCGCACCGGCACCCCGATCGCGGTGACGATCTTCACGGCCGGCGCGGTTTCGGTCATTGCCGGCCTCCTGCCATTGGGCGAGATCGCCGAACTTGCGAATGCCGGTACGCTGCTGGCCTTTGTCGCGATCGGAGCGTGCCTGCTCCTGCTCCGGCTGCGTGACCCGCTGCGCCCGCGCCCATTCAGGGCGCCGCTCGCCTGGCTCGTGGGTTCAGTCGCGATCGTCGGCTGCGTCTACCTCTTTGTGAGCCTTCCCACGGTCACCCAGGAACGATTCCTGTGGTGGAACGCGCTCGGCGTGGTCGTTTATCTCTTCTACGGGGCGCGCGCGAGCCGCCTCGCGCGGATGCAACCCCAGCCCAGCTCCGGCTAA
- a CDS encoding aldehyde dehydrogenase family protein: MSIDSYLGDGLEVVSPVDGAKLVSLKVDAASDIDAMVVRARTAFEKWKGVPAPVRGELIRRYGEAVRAHKEELSQLLSRENGKILTEARGEIQEVIDICDYAVGLSRQLFGLAIASERPEHRLAEYWHPMGVLGLISAFNFPAAVWAWGTTVALVCGDTAIWKPSEKTPLIALAMAGLLAKVAEEFDAAPTHLIQTIVGGAECGQALADHEGVAIVSATGSVAMGRDVNRRVGGRFGRAILELGGNNATIIAPTADLDLALRGAVFAATGTAGQRCTTLRRLIVHESVKDGFLRRLKAAYGTLKIGNPLDDGVLVGPLIDRAAFDGMQRALEAAKAQGGIVHGGERVDVAGLEGGYYVRPAIVEMPAQTEIVKEETFAPILYVLTYSDFDDAIALQNGVTQGLSSSIFTNDVREAERFQSAHGSDCGIANINIGTSGAEIGGAFGGEKVTGGGRVSGSDSWKNYMRRMTTTVNFSTSLPLAQGVKFDIDA; this comes from the coding sequence GTGTCCATCGACTCCTATCTGGGCGATGGGCTGGAGGTCGTTTCGCCGGTCGACGGCGCGAAGCTCGTTTCGCTGAAGGTGGACGCCGCGTCGGATATCGACGCGATGGTCGTGCGCGCGCGCACGGCCTTCGAGAAGTGGAAAGGCGTTCCAGCCCCGGTTCGCGGCGAGCTGATCCGCCGCTATGGCGAAGCGGTGCGTGCGCACAAGGAGGAGCTGTCGCAGCTGCTGTCGCGCGAGAACGGCAAGATCCTGACCGAAGCGCGCGGCGAGATCCAGGAAGTGATCGATATTTGCGACTATGCCGTGGGCTTGTCGCGCCAGCTGTTCGGCCTCGCCATCGCGTCCGAGCGCCCCGAGCATCGCCTGGCCGAATATTGGCACCCGATGGGCGTGCTGGGGCTGATTTCAGCCTTCAACTTTCCTGCGGCGGTGTGGGCCTGGGGCACGACCGTGGCGCTCGTTTGCGGCGACACCGCGATCTGGAAGCCTTCGGAAAAGACGCCGCTGATCGCACTCGCCATGGCGGGCCTGCTCGCCAAGGTGGCTGAGGAATTCGACGCCGCTCCCACCCATCTCATCCAGACCATCGTCGGCGGCGCCGAGTGCGGCCAGGCGCTGGCCGACCATGAAGGCGTGGCCATCGTCAGCGCCACGGGCAGCGTAGCGATGGGCCGCGACGTGAACAGGCGCGTGGGCGGCCGCTTCGGTCGCGCGATTTTGGAACTGGGCGGCAATAACGCCACCATCATCGCGCCGACCGCCGACCTCGATCTGGCGTTGCGCGGCGCGGTTTTCGCCGCGACCGGCACGGCTGGCCAGCGTTGCACGACGCTGCGCCGCCTGATCGTGCATGAAAGCGTGAAGGACGGTTTCCTGCGTCGTCTGAAGGCCGCCTACGGCACGCTGAAGATCGGCAATCCGCTGGACGACGGGGTGCTGGTCGGCCCGCTGATCGATCGGGCCGCATTTGACGGCATGCAGAGGGCGCTCGAGGCTGCAAAGGCGCAGGGCGGCATCGTCCATGGCGGCGAGCGCGTGGACGTCGCCGGCTTGGAAGGCGGCTATTATGTGCGCCCCGCCATCGTCGAAATGCCGGCGCAGACGGAGATCGTGAAGGAAGAAACCTTCGCACCGATCCTCTACGTGCTCACCTACAGCGATTTCGATGACGCCATCGCGCTGCAAAATGGCGTGACCCAGGGGCTTTCCTCCAGCATCTTCACCAATGACGTGCGCGAGGCTGAGCGGTTCCAGTCCGCCCATGGCAGCGATTGCGGCATTGCCAATATCAACATCGGCACCAGCGGCGCCGAAATCGGCGGCGCATTCGGCGGCGAGAAGGTCACCGGCGGCGGCCGGGTTTCGGGCAGCGACAGCTGGAAAAACTATATGCGCCGCATGACCACGACCGTGAATTTCTCCACCTCTCTGCCGCTGGCACAGGGCGTGAAGTTCGACATCGACGCATAA
- a CDS encoding CHASE3 domain-containing protein: MVIVNQMLEREFANVRALAQEVEQVHQIRQHLKTILSIHQDIETGQRGYVLTRDPAFLDPYAAAEQNLVAAHLRRRRRGRRARTADNRGGRATRNRRRRPGSVARYARIPTAYFTDTVPMGRCHAPFQAQKVRRTAGLALIRTRPPRERSVLLK; this comes from the coding sequence ATGGTCATCGTCAACCAGATGCTTGAGCGCGAGTTCGCGAATGTTCGCGCGCTCGCCCAAGAGGTGGAGCAGGTCCATCAGATCCGCCAGCACCTCAAGACGATCCTGTCGATCCACCAGGATATCGAGACCGGGCAGCGCGGCTATGTCCTGACCCGCGATCCCGCCTTCCTCGACCCCTATGCGGCCGCCGAGCAGAACCTCGTCGCCGCGCATCTTCGCCGTCGCCGTCGAGGTCGCCGCGCGCGGACAGCCGATAATCGAGGAGGTCGAGCAACAAGGAATCGTCGTCGCAGACCCGGATCAGTCGCTCGTTACGCACGCATACCCACCGCTTACTTTACTGACACGGTGCCAATGGGCCGATGCCACGCACCGTTCCAAGCCCAAAAGGTGAGGCGCACGGCGGGCTTGGCCTTAATCCGGACGCGACCGCCTCGGGAACGAAGTGTATTGCTGAAATAG